In a genomic window of Thermoproteus tenax Kra 1:
- a CDS encoding ferritin family protein, producing MEVSSKKNLIRTIASEFAEDEHLDYNVYRALARVERNENRRRVLERLAETEQRHFHFWLKFLDGYKPSLKVKLYPLLLVLLRFLFGVTFVVKLFEAGEEHAVEKYKMALDLMETPEDKRALEEIIKDELEHEQYFVGQLDEAVVKYMSALVLGMADAIIEITGTHAGALGTTSSSIITGVVGLVVGVSAAISMASASYLQTKHELGKSPTIAALVTGVGYVVAAALMSLPYFLIENIYAAFATSVAVSVLLALTFTFQGSVYTGADFRREFAQTVALLLGVAALAYVMGDALSAAFGIKSLIK from the coding sequence ATGGAAGTTAGTTCTAAAAAGAACTTAATTCGGACAATTGCGTCCGAATTCGCCGAGGACGAACACTTGGACTACAACGTCTACAGAGCCTTAGCCCGCGTCGAAAGAAACGAGAACAGGAGACGCGTCCTCGAGAGGCTTGCCGAGACTGAGCAACGCCATTTCCACTTCTGGCTCAAGTTCTTGGACGGCTATAAACCCTCTCTGAAGGTCAAGCTGTACCCCCTCTTGTTAGTCCTCCTTAGGTTCCTCTTCGGTGTGACCTTCGTCGTAAAGCTCTTTGAGGCAGGCGAGGAACACGCCGTGGAGAAATACAAAATGGCGCTCGACTTAATGGAGACGCCTGAGGATAAGAGGGCTCTCGAGGAGATAATAAAGGACGAGCTTGAGCATGAACAGTACTTTGTGGGCCAGCTGGACGAGGCCGTGGTCAAGTACATGAGCGCCTTGGTCTTGGGCATGGCCGACGCCATAATAGAGATAACGGGAACTCACGCGGGCGCCCTCGGCACTACAAGCTCCTCAATAATAACTGGCGTCGTGGGGCTGGTGGTCGGCGTTTCCGCCGCCATCTCTATGGCCTCTGCCTCGTACCTCCAGACTAAACACGAGTTGGGTAAATCCCCCACAATAGCCGCCCTAGTTACCGGCGTCGGCTACGTGGTTGCGGCCGCCCTTATGTCGCTCCCCTACTTCTTGATCGAGAACATCTACGCTGCCTTCGCGACCTCAGTAGCCGTCAGCGTGCTCCTGGCGTTGACCTTCACATTTCAGGGAAGCGTCTACACCGGCGCTGACTTTCGCCGCGAGTTTGCGCAGACGGTGGCCCTCCTGCTCGGCGTAGCGGCGCTTGCGTATGTAATGGGCGATGCGTTGAGCGCGGCGTTTGGCATTAAAAGTCTAATAAAGTAG
- a CDS encoding thermopsin family protease yields MRFPILLLLLVAIAYAQLCVSQAGRLYLASGALYSIEWNNATAISGPQGVEAALEGAGWALLVPQSGGAYEAPGVVASSCINPQGVLNYAKIYNTPWGPAAPVGLAYYGVAERDGDYYPEPYLGSEVAGCFRLLNFTAVSLSPLGPTAGYSIQLNAYVRSNSGHIYWAQELVRYSPSGFELLINLWNMTSSVSTLRGVRGLGSLAFYGEDLYYYYLAPLPNLTAGCMEIRASGDSLEFLLNGTLMDKVVLPEAGLQIAAEPSLNGRGLPMDLELVLGGYGGVADVALVERGSLELKLYVAVGTSLVPPPSVWSIGASTREIAIAAASPRGAEAFVDKGEPQMSQLWAQPLCVYYLNGTRYCGRTEYLVSLALPNGSRLLWAPRGANLTFHLPTIRQGGLELRPEASELNLTVEGPLRLRPEYEAYFKVYVDALGSAVELWLPNGSRLTASQFYRAIAGVAYEPLYFAGGGREIAVAHPLNLTVVYTAVYRGRADDLLGLPSPLSVAVLQCGNATTYSLAGLDGEYNATYPRVVEVCSAHLFSIPISLYLSPLALLLFTRKLFRRRNVY; encoded by the coding sequence GTGCGTTTTCCCATACTGCTATTGCTCCTTGTAGCTATAGCGTACGCACAGCTGTGCGTGAGCCAAGCCGGCAGGCTGTACCTCGCCTCAGGGGCCCTCTACTCAATCGAGTGGAACAACGCCACGGCTATATCGGGGCCGCAGGGCGTTGAGGCGGCCCTTGAGGGCGCCGGATGGGCCCTCCTCGTGCCTCAGTCGGGCGGAGCCTACGAGGCCCCCGGCGTTGTAGCCTCCTCATGTATAAACCCACAGGGTGTGCTCAACTACGCCAAAATATACAATACGCCTTGGGGGCCGGCGGCGCCGGTTGGGCTGGCATACTACGGCGTTGCCGAGAGGGACGGGGATTACTACCCCGAGCCCTACCTCGGCTCCGAGGTGGCTGGGTGTTTCAGACTCTTGAACTTCACGGCCGTGAGCCTCTCCCCCCTCGGCCCCACGGCCGGCTATTCAATTCAGCTGAACGCTTACGTTAGATCCAACAGCGGCCACATCTACTGGGCACAAGAGCTCGTCAGATACAGCCCAAGCGGCTTCGAGCTCCTCATCAACCTCTGGAATATGACCTCATCCGTTTCGACGCTGCGCGGCGTGAGGGGGCTCGGCTCTCTGGCCTTCTACGGCGAAGATCTCTATTATTACTATCTGGCCCCCCTGCCCAACCTCACGGCAGGCTGCATGGAGATAAGGGCCTCAGGCGACTCGCTTGAATTCCTTCTGAACGGAACTCTGATGGACAAGGTCGTTTTGCCCGAGGCCGGGCTCCAGATAGCGGCCGAGCCCTCCCTCAACGGGAGGGGGCTGCCCATGGATCTGGAGCTCGTTTTGGGCGGATACGGCGGTGTGGCCGACGTAGCCCTCGTGGAGCGCGGCTCGTTGGAGCTGAAGCTATATGTTGCCGTCGGCACATCGCTCGTCCCGCCGCCATCGGTCTGGAGCATAGGAGCATCAACTAGGGAGATCGCCATAGCCGCCGCATCGCCGAGGGGGGCGGAGGCGTTTGTGGACAAAGGCGAGCCGCAGATGAGCCAGCTGTGGGCCCAGCCCCTCTGCGTCTATTACCTCAACGGGACGCGATACTGCGGCAGGACTGAGTATCTAGTCAGTCTAGCTCTGCCCAACGGAAGCCGCCTGCTCTGGGCCCCGCGCGGCGCCAATTTGACGTTTCACTTGCCGACGATCAGACAGGGGGGTCTAGAGCTTAGGCCCGAGGCGTCAGAGCTCAATTTAACCGTCGAGGGGCCGTTGCGTTTGAGGCCGGAGTATGAGGCGTACTTCAAAGTATATGTAGATGCCCTCGGCTCGGCCGTAGAGCTCTGGCTGCCCAATGGATCCCGCCTCACAGCCTCTCAATTCTATCGGGCCATAGCCGGAGTGGCGTACGAGCCTCTCTACTTCGCCGGAGGCGGCCGTGAGATCGCCGTGGCGCATCCGCTCAACCTCACCGTCGTGTATACAGCGGTCTACAGAGGGAGGGCCGACGACTTGTTGGGCCTGCCGAGCCCCCTCTCCGTGGCCGTCCTACAGTGCGGCAACGCCACAACGTACAGCCTCGCCGGCCTTGACGGCGAATATAACGCCACTTATCCACGCGTCGTGGAGGTTTGTAGCGCGCATCTATTCTCAATACCTATATCTCTCTATCTATCGCCGTTGGCGTTGCTCCTCTTTACTCGAAAATTATTTCGGAGAAGAAATGTTTATTAA
- a CDS encoding peroxiredoxin — MVEVKGPYLGMQIPEDLCFNTDMGRKCFRDYKGKWLLLFSHPGDFTPVCTTEFIEFAKKYEEFKKRGVELLGLSVDTDISHIEWKRQIKQLWGVEIPFPIIADVPDFQVANFFNAIPPGTTATVRMVALIDPDLKLAWFALYPLTNGRNIDEIIRVIDAVQTTYKHGVATPANWRPGDPVIVPPPHSYADAEKRLKEPGIECKTWWFCTKKI, encoded by the coding sequence ATGGTCGAAGTGAAAGGTCCCTACCTGGGGATGCAAATACCGGAGGATCTGTGCTTCAATACCGACATGGGGAGAAAGTGCTTCAGAGACTACAAGGGCAAGTGGCTGTTGTTGTTCAGCCACCCCGGCGACTTTACGCCAGTCTGCACCACAGAGTTCATAGAGTTCGCCAAAAAGTACGAGGAGTTCAAGAAGCGGGGAGTCGAGCTGTTGGGCCTTAGCGTAGACACTGACATAAGCCACATAGAGTGGAAGAGGCAGATCAAACAGCTTTGGGGCGTCGAGATACCGTTCCCGATAATCGCCGATGTGCCCGACTTCCAAGTGGCAAACTTCTTCAACGCAATACCGCCCGGCACTACGGCCACGGTGAGGATGGTCGCCCTAATAGACCCGGACCTCAAACTTGCGTGGTTCGCGTTGTATCCGTTGACCAACGGCAGAAACATAGACGAAATAATAAGAGTCATCGACGCGGTGCAGACTACATATAAACACGGCGTGGCTACGCCGGCCAACTGGAGGCCCGGCGACCCGGTGATAGTGCCTCCTCCGCACAGCTACGCCGACGCTGAGAAGAGGCTGAAGGAGCCGGGAATCGAGTGCAAGACTTGGTGGTTCTGTACCAAGAAGATCTAA